The Pelodiscus sinensis isolate JC-2024 chromosome 6, ASM4963464v1, whole genome shotgun sequence sequence CTGCATGTTCTACATTAAAGCAATGAGGAGGATTAAAGGGCTTTACAGATCTTACTCTGGAGAATTTTTGCAGCAATTTGTTGTAAATCACTGCACTAAAAGCTGAGTATACAGCTGCGCCTCAGCCGAGACTTGGGTATTTTTGAACTGCAGGGTCCCTGATGCCTTTATgggtattaaaaaaaatccctcctctcACTTAGATAATATCTCCCCAAAGCAGGCAATTTACAGGAGCACAGAATGAAAACAATGGCTTCCTAATAATGTGAGCTAAGCTACAAGCTTCCAAACATTAAAAATGGATTTTGTTTTTATCCCCTTGCCAGGGACAGCTTTTTAAGCTCTTCTGCATGGGTAAATCTATTTTTCAACTGCAGAATTGTGCTCACAGACAAAAATCCTGGCACCACATCATCACAAGGTTAATTAATATGCTCACCTAGAAGTACCATCGCTGACTGCAATCTGCAGTGCGCAGCAGAGGGAAGTCTTTGTCATTATCCAACTTGCATACAGTGACCACAGTATGAGCACGTTTACATTTGCATGAGTAGTGTGTAATCATTTCCAGCAACGATCATACTAAAGGCCCAACTCCAACAAAGCACAAAACAAGGAAATTTTAGGAATGATTTAAAATGGTACTTTTGTTTGGCATTTCCTCCTCTTTTGCTCAGTTCAACATCCATTAGATACTaaccaattagcctgtcataagatgggattttcaggtctctcctccatgtcagtcttctctcctgagcctctggtctcttgctccgtctctctctctctcctcctcctactgcctccccgccccctcagctctcctctgcctcctgcctctctctgtctctctctttctcttctcctcccctcctgcctctcactcgggggaccgtggagcccaaatggccttttgggcacCGCGCTCCTCTTGCTGCATGGGGAgagtggagcccaaacggtcgcttgtgccacttgctcccacgcggcagcctggctgagcggcacagaagtcagccaagcgccatggtgggaggtgaaggagTGGTGGCGGGGTGGtaacatacatggccagggggcagggcctggagccgctgtcatgccacacatcaccgccccaccctccttcccctcccgccgtggtgctcgtctgacttctgcgctgctcaaccgggctgccacgggggagcaagcggccatttgggccccgcactccccatgcaacactggccacccagagggaacagccagcatttcaggcaacagcgccgcccagagggaacagccagcatttcggcattacagactctgacactgggctactatatatatgattttacAACAAAATGTTAAATTAAAGGGGAAACCACACAAAAGAGCCTGAAGCGCAGTTCTGTGGGAAGCCCATGGCATCTCAGCCAAGACTGAGAATAGTCCTGATGAAAGGGTTATATATACAGTTAATTGATTAGGTATTGAACATTTCTTTAGCTATTGGAGCGATCCTTGTTTATTGAGCACATGCTGAATTTAAACATGGACGTAACCATGTGGGGTGTACAACTGTATCACCCCAAGAGATGCTGTGCTTGAGAGAAATGCCCCCATACACTCTGAGGCCTTCATCTTCAAAAGTATTTGATGCTGCTTCACTCAGTGTTGCGACTGAGGATTCCAGTAGTGGAATCCTCAACTCTGAGATGGGTGCTCAGGTTTCCCATGGGATACATGGGGAGGGCTAGGTACCTAAGAAAGGGATCTTCAGAAGCCAGCAAACTGACCTCGGCAGAAGAGAAGTGCTGAAAAGTAGGGATGTAGGCATCTAAGCAACTGACCTGTCTGCCAGGTGTTCCTCATAAACCTTCTCTCCCCTGAAAATTCTCAGTCACAAACCCTCTCACGGAGTTACCACTACAGACCCTCTCCTGGAGTTAGCCCTGTTCCCTCAGCCAAGGCTCCACCATTTTCCCAACCTTTCCCTGACTCCTGGAAGGTGGGAATGGTCACATTGTCTGCCTACTCCTGCCTATTTAGTTTAATGTGTCCTGTGTAAAGGGTTCTTACTCCCTGGTCCCATCCCAGCTCTACATGTGTGACCTTTATTTAATTAGTCCGATGCTGCCACTGCAATGCCTGTGCACCATAGAACAGAGCAGAAGTGCATGACAGAAAGCAGGAGGGGGCTACGCCGTGGAAGCCGACTCTTTCTGTCAGAGAATACATGGGGCTCTGGAGGAGGCTCTGAATGTTTCGCCTCTGACATTGTGCAGTtccgttttaaaaacacagaactACTGCACGAGGAGTTTCTCAATAGATCTGCCAGCAGCCTATCAGAGGGGGTTTACATCAGATAGGCTGCCAAGAGAAGATGTGATGGGCTAATGAAGTGGTGGAATCGAGTATCCAGTTTGAAGTGCACTGATCAGTGGTGTAGTTCAGAAGGGTGATTTATCCCTAGATACAGAAGCTGGAGGCAAAGGTAAATTTTATGAGATGGTCTTTATGATTTGTTAACGTGCTTCATTAGCTTCTATTGTATCTACCTGAAAATGCCTCCGcagctgtttttaaataaaagggtttttttttatccaTCTGGTCTGTCCCATGCATTTGttcatctaggctacgtctacactggcatgattttccaaaaatgcttttaacggaaaagttttccattaaaagcatttttggaaaaacacgtttagattggcaggatgcttttccgcaaaagcactttttgtggaaaagcgtccgtggccaatctagacgcggttttccgcaaaaaagccccaatcgccattttcgcgatcggggcttttttgcggaaaacagtactgtgctgtctacactggcccttttgcgcaaaagtctttcggaaaaagacttacccgaacgggagcagcatagtatttccggaaaagcactgacgatcttacatgagatcgtcggtgcttttccggaaattcaagcggccagtgtagacagctggcaagtttttccgcaaaagcagatgattgtgtggaaaaacttgccagtatagacacagccctagagtaatGCCTAGATCTTAGGTATCCCTCATAAATCATGGATGCAAGATGAGGGAGACTATGGAATAGACAGGGATTAGTTTTCCTTCAGGTGAGAGAAATTCCTCTTCACCTCCCTAAGGAAAAATTTAGGGTAAATATTAGCAGAAACTTTGGCTACTTAAACAATGGGACTAGTGTTAGGGTGTCAAATGCATAGATTGGTGGCAGCCACTAGGTTGCTTAACAAATTTGTGTCCCACACGATGTTCAGGTTCTTCAAAATCAAAAGCATTTTAATGAGGGCTGATGGACAAGGGGGTTGTCAGTGAACTTTTAATAGATAGCACCCGTATCGTGGAAAACCTTGATATTCAATAGAACAACTGAACGCCCCAAaccaaatcttgatttaaaaatggttgaTTTCATGGGAGATGTAGCCCAGGTGCCCAAGGCTTCTATTCTGGGAGCCAGGCTAGCTGGACAACCTATCCCATGATGCCCTATGGAGAAGGACTCCTGTGATGCCCCCTCATTACCAGAGGATAAGGAATGCATCATAGGACAGGAGATGTAGGAAGAATGAGTTCCAAAACACTCACATTGAAGTTCCGAATGAGACATGGCAAGGGTATTTCTGCTCTTTTCTTCTGGAGTCTGACCAACATATATTCTGGTTTTGGGATTTTTCCCCCAAAAGCTGGAactttccacaaggaagaagagagACACCTAAAAATAAAATTCTCTGCTTCTCAGTAGAATGAATTTGACTCCTTTCATTATTAGTTTTCTGAGGCTAATCTACTTCTTCATAACTTGACTTGTCAATCTGTGCTACCAGAGTAGAGTGAAGaaactgaacataagaatggttatactgggtcagaccaaaagtccatctagcccagtatcctgtctgccgacagtggccaataccagatgccccagagggagggatcacaacagaaaatcatcacatgatcctttcctgtcatccatttccagacaaacagaggctagggacaccattcctacccaacctagttaatagtcattgatggacctaacctctatgaatgtatttagctctttttttaactctgttaaagtcctagtcttcacaacatcctctggaaaggagttccacagattgactgtgcactgagtgaagaaaaacttccctttatttgttttaaacctgctgcctattaattttatttagtgaaccccttgttcttatattgtgggaataagtaaataatttttcattattcactttttccacaccagtcatgattttacagacctctatcctatccccccttagtctcctcttttctaagctgaaaagtccacgtctttttaatctctcttcatataggacccattccgAATCCTAAtcattgtgttgcccttttctgaaccttttccaatgccaatatatcttttttgagatgaagcaatcacatttgtatgcagttttcaagatgtgggtgtaccatggttttatatagaggcaataagatataaaaacatggtacacccacatcttgaataatgcatACAGATGCTAAACCTTCAGTGTTGATTTTCCTAAACTTTGCTTCTCTCCCAGATCAAATAAGTTAAGCATGGTATAGATAAGAATAACTGTAATGGAGAGGCAACTGTAATAGAGAGGCCAGAGCAGTGGGAAGCTCAAAGGGAATGAGGCCAGTGGTGCTGCTCAACAAGAGCTATCCTTTTGACCTTCCTCCAACCCTTCACTCAAAATGTTAGGTGATCTCTTGAAAAGAGGGACCTGCCCTAACTTGTGCTCACCTCATTTTTCACACCTGATGGAGTCTCATACTCTGGCTATGTTCTGTACCGCCATCTGGCAGCTGCAGTCCGTATGTCTGATCCTCATGTCCCTCATCTATGGCCTTCCTGCTGTCATTCAAGACAAAATTCAGAAAGCATGACACAGCATGGAAGTGCGTCCAATTTGCTTCCCCTCTGGGGCTTCCTTCCAGGACTTGTCACAGGAAGTTCTAAACTAGAGTCCAGAGAAGGTGAACAATGTTAAGAAGTCTCTGGAGGAGCTACTAGAGTACGAAATGCAGAATACTACCCCTGATATGACTTAGGGGAATCTCTTCATCCTTTATACCTTCCAAAAGACCAGCAGAGAATGAGGGACATAATAGTATTGCAAACATCTGAGCCTAATCATGATACCAGAGGTCCTCAAAAACTAGTTTCTCCAAagcttttctcttttccccttgtAACTTTCCCTCTTTTTACATGGAGAGCTGAGCCTATATTTGACTTGCTCCAGCTGGTGCAACGAAGCAAAATCTGTCACTTTCACTTTATAGGAATCAAGATGCTTCCCTTTTGAGGAGCTTTGTACCCGAGAATTCTTTGACTACAGATGCAGTGCAGCGTATAAGTTATATGGGAGCATCACCTGTGTAAATATCTGCTCTGATTTGCAGAcctcattttttttctgaggCTGTGGAGCTGGGTTTCACTGATAGAATATAAATGATTCTTACCTAAATCTGATTAGAGGCTCTCCACAGGTGTTTTGTCTCATCCTTGCTAGAGACAGACACTTCAAAGAACATACTGGATTGTCAGAACACTCTGTGCTCGGCTCCTTTTCAGGGATCTGCTTAACTTGTAGTAGTTTGGAGGAAAGATTTCAGTCCAGAACCAAACATAACACACACCTTTATCTCAATCTTATCTCATTATAAACTATCAGACATTGTTCCTGTCTCCATTGGGGGTGATGACTTCTGGGTGACACTGGGGGTGGAACtgagtctcagagggtatgtctagactgcatccctctgtccgcaaagggatgcagattaggcaggtcaacattgcaaatgaatcagggatttaaatatccagtgcctaatttgcataaaatggctgccgcttttgtcgactcagcactttgtctgcaaaaagcagcagtctagagggggatctgtcgagaaaaaaagccttttttgacagatcacttatgcctcctgcaaggaggattacaggatctgtcagaaaaggctttctttctcgacagatccccctctagactgctgctttttaaccgacaaagtgctgagtcggcaaaagcagcggccatttttatgcaaatttttATGCAATGTAGACCTGCCtattctgcatccctctgccgacagatggatgcagtctagacatacacagAAAGAAATGCTGGTCTGACTTCACTTAGTGTAGGATTCTCCTCTGGGCATTTATAAGTGCCTGCCTTTACCACTATCTAGTGTGCAATCGCTAGGCATAATGTGAGATCCAATCTTATAGAAACAGCAAATTAAGTGTACCATTGTGTTTAAATGGTAGTTTTCATGTACAGTTACCCAATAGGCCCTGATGTCTTGTATTTTCTAACTGATGTTTCTTTGCAATAAACTCTAGTGGCATTTGTACCATGAGTGCTGGTTCTAAAATTCATTGCAAAGACAAATCTGTAATAATCCAGTTTTGTTCCCTGTCACTGTAAGGACCCATAGAGAAGAGATACAATGGATGGCAGGCTTCTCACatacacaatatttttttaaatctctggctTTACATCCTCTCCTAGTGCACATCTAcgcagcaagcccgttattttgaaataattttgaaataacgggattcTTATTCCAACttttataaccctcatttcacgaggaggaagCAAAGTGAAAGATTGAGTTgtacttccttcaacttccttcagTGGAGACAGCACTTacagccgagttaagctacttcaacttcagctacgcaattaatgtagctgaagttgtgtatcttaattcgactttagcccgcagtgtagacatacccctagagtacAGACTTACTCATTTTCCTATGAGTGGGAAAAAATTAAATCCCTTTTTAATCTAGTGCCTCATAGCTCATCCCTGAGTATTGCAGCTGTCAAGATTAGCTCCTTCTGGTGCtacactccctggctgtgtccagactcaggggttttttcgaaaaaagtagccttttttcgaaaaaaacctcacctgcgtctagactgcagccgcgttcttttgaaattaaatcgaaagaacgctgcttttctttcgatggcggtaaacctcatttcacgaggaagaacgccttctttcgaaagttcctctttcgaaagaaggcgttcttcaatgtaaatagggcttcttcgaaagagagcatccagactcactggatgctttctttcgaaaaagcaagccgctttttcgaaagttcaacgtgcagtctagacgctctctttcgaaagaggctctttcaaaagtatctttcgaaagagcctctttcgaaagaggcttgcagtctagacatagcccctgaaaAAACTAACTTGGGGTAGATTTTCAGTTCAATAGCTATGAGCTTTTTCATTACTCCTGCCTGCAATGTGACTTGAGTTGCATTAGCCAGCATTCCGGCGAGTGAGGGTTCCCTATACACCCCTTGAAATTTGTTAAAATGTTGTCGGCCATCAGGTTATAGCTAAAACAAAGATAAAAGCATAACTCTTTTTTCAACTGCAGCTATAGTCTCCTTACTATTTTAAATGGAACAAACATGTTAATTTGCTGAAAAGAAAAGAGGGGCTATAACAACTTGCTTGCACTTACTAATTGCATGATTTAAGCAGCATTGGGGCGTCTTTCCATGAGTCTTACAAAACGTTTCACATCTGTTACTAAAGGATTAAGTTCctttcccatccctgcccccccaaaaaccCTTAGGAAGTGGTTGGTGGGAGGGATTGTTGCAGATGCTGCTGACCGCAGGTGTATTTGGGTAACCTAagttaaaatttgatttttttggaggggggaaagGATTCATATGAGACTTCTTCCCTAGCCATAGCTGAGGTTTTATAGTTCCTTTCTGCAGCAGTGTccaggttagagggaacattccTCTCCAGGGGTCTCCATTAGTCCAGTGGGATGTTACTGTTCGAGCTGATAAAAAAATACCACTTAAccaatgcgggggaggggaagatctgTGAAACTGGATCTATATTTCAATATTCATGAAAATTCCTGTTCAAACACCTTACTTAAAACCTAACAAACATTGTTTACAAATCATTTTACCTTCAAACCGTCCCCCATTTTTCATATGGCCTTTATTGTTATGTTTCATGACATGGCAGTAGAGGCAGCATGTTCCTGATGTGTCTTGACAGGACATACAGGTCCTATTAAACAGTACTACTGACATAATATGAAATAATATaatatacacatttaaaaaaatcctctctctttttccttcttagttcccctttcctctctccctttcccaaAATGAACCCCTAATACTGTGATTTTGAATGTTAAGCAACAAGGTCCTAGCCATACCATCATTGTGAGCTGGCGTGCAGTTGTGACATCATCAAAAAGAGCCAATCATATTGTTGTTGGTCTGGAGCAAAACAGGAGACATGGATCCTTAAGCCTACAATAAGAGATCAATAGAGAGATGATGACATGAGAGGGAAAAAAGAGACATACTTTATGAAGGGAACAAATCAGAGTGGAGTAAAAAAGAGAAATACTACAAGAAAAGGAAATACCATTTACAAATTACCTCTAGGTAAAACATTTATAAAACCTTTACACTTGGTTAAGTCCCTTTATTAAACAGATGTTGGTAGTGACTCCATAGTTAAAGATGACTTTGTGCTTAAATCAAGGATTCATCTTCTTTTTATCATATAAGAAAAGTATAAAATGGCCTACCCAGAACAACTCTTCGAATACAGAATCTGTTTTTGGAGAAGTTATAAATAATATGGATAGGCTTGAGCCTTCACTTTATCTGGTAGCATTatgtaatatatttttattaattattattataatattgtattattatattattaataCTAATTGTTATCAAAGAGTAATGTCTGAGACCAATACTCTTAAAGAGTACTGGTCTCAGGCATTACTCTTTAATAGGACTCTTTAATAGTACCATGTGTGAATCAATTCTTAAGGCAAGTCTGTGCTGTGGTCACAAGTAAGACTTCTGACTAGCAGGAGAAATTGGTTGCAGACAGGAAGGTGGAAGTCAAATTAGGtcaaagtgatcatgaaatgatagatttCATTTTTCTAAAGGAAGGAATTTGGGTGGCAGAAAAAGGACAATACAAACTTAAAATTCACAGAACTGGGAGGAAAAGTCTCATGGTAAGACCATTTAAGGGAAAAAGGAGTACAGGAGACCTGgaagtatctcagggtatgtttacactaccctcctagttcgaactagcggggtaatgtatacataccgcacttgctaatgaagcccgggatttgaatttcccgggcttcattagcataagcggggagccgccatttttaaatccccgctgcttcgaaccccgtgcagcgcggctacacggggctcgaactaggtagttcggactagggtgcctattccgaactaccggtacacctcatttcacgaggagtaacggtagttcggaataggaacctagtccgaactacctacttcgagccccgtgtagccgcgctgcacggggttcgaagcagcggggatttaaaaatggcggctccccgcttatgctaatgaagcccgggaaattcaaatcccgggcttcattagcaagtgcggtatgcatacattaccccgctagttcgaactagcggggtagtgtagacataccctctgagagacAATATTAAAGGTAGGAAAGAGAGGAAgaatactaaggctatgtctagactacatccctctttcaaaagagggatgtaaattagacatatagaaattgcaaatgaagccgggatttgaatttcccatgcttcatttgcataatcgtgtcatggcattctttcaaaaaatgctcttttgaaagtgaaaccgtggtctagacgtggttttttttttctaaaagaaaagcctttttgaggagtacaggatcttttgaaaaaggtttttctttttgaaagaactgcatctaagCTGTGgcttcactttcgaaatagcgttttttgaaagaacaccgtgatgcaattatgcaaatgaagcacgggaaattcaaatcctggcttcatttgcaattttgtatgtctaatttgcattcctctttcgaaagagggatgtagtttagatgtaccctaagaggcCAATATGGAATCCTACACACAGTGGAAATATGGATGAATTGCTAAGGATAAATACAAGAGAATAGCATGAGCCTGTAGGTATTAAATCAGAAAAGTTAAGACACAAAGTGAGTTATACCTATCAAGAGACATAAAAAGTAATCAGAACAGGTTCTATAAATCTATTAAGAacaagagaaagatgaaggaaaataTAGGAACTCCCATGAACAGGAAGGAGAATGAATATTGGACAACAAGAAGGCAGAAGTGTTGAATGCCTGTTTTGCTTCTTAAAAAAAAGGGTGGTTCTATAGCACCTGAGAAACTAACaaacatatatataaaaaatatagtatcatgagcttttctgggcacaacccatttcttcacaGGAGATGCTTCTGTCATCTTTAAAAAGGATTACCAGGTActtaacacaattaatattaacagcaaggaagagggaggaaaagccAGAATAGGGAAGAATAAGTTAAAGACAATTTTGATAAATTAGATTTCGTTAAGCAAGTAGAGCCGGATGAGGATATCTATGGTGTCTTGTCTGTGTCATACTTAGAGACCAGGTGCAATGATTGTACCAATTCATCCCATTTCTTTGGCCAAGAACAGTTGAGGCAAACATGTGCTATACGCTCATCCTACTGATTggcctctttttttccctctctttcagTAGATCATGGCATcctcaaatgaagcatttaaatCTGATGGCAGCTTTTCATCCATAGCTGGGACAAGCAGTGGGGATGTTCCAGCAGCAGCGGAAGGCTCATCAGACTCAAGATGCCCTATTTGCTTGGAGAGAATCCAAAATGTGTCttacttaaatccctgcttccaCGGGTTCTGTTTTGCTTGCATACAGGAATGGTCAGAACGGAAAGCTGAGTGCCCGCTCTGCAAACAATATTTCCATTCCTTCTTCCACACCATCAGGGCTGACAATGACTTTGAGGAGTACATTCTGCCTGTGGAGAACATATCCTCTGCCATGTTTGAGGTAAGGTCAACCTCTGCTCAAAGGCCGGAATCTCCACCTGACCATGGGATCCTGCGTGAGGGCTTTTCAGGTCCACGATCTCAAGCAAGGGAGTGGGCCATTGAAGAGCTGATGAGACAGTTTGCTATCCGAAGGCCATCTCAGCCAGGGGGAATATCCTTGGGGCAAGTACGGGAGCAGGTCACAATTAAGTTCAGGAGAGCCCTATATCGATCTGGGGTATGGGTAAGGAATGTCCAAGCCGGAGGTTTCTATCGGGATATTTCGGCGGATTTTTTCCACCGCAACCCTTCTCGCCTCCACAGATTGGTTCCATGGCTCAAGCGTGAACTAAGAGTACTGTGTGGCACCCGTGTGTCTTTGGTCAATGACATACAGCATATCATCCTGCACAACATGACTCATTATGATCTGGAGAGCCAGGCCTTTGCCGATCTCTTGCAACCTCACTTGCTATATTACACGAATCacttcctccatgaatttatcaattTTGCCCGCTCGCCATTCAACATTAAGGCATATGACTGGCGAGCCAATTACGATATCCCCTTTTCTCTGCATGAAGAGGGATACCAGTTTTATTCTTCACTGACTATGTCTTCTGAGGAGGAAGAAGACTCCCAAGATTATGATGATGAGGATGACGATGGAGAATCCATAGGCAGTAATGATGAGGAATCCTGGGATGATGAAATCCCAGGCTCAGCGTGTTCCAGTTTAGAACAGGCAGTTGATGACTTGATTTCCACTCTTGGTTCCTCTGATGGTGAATTTGTCAGGAGAGACAATTTACAGAGGTTGTTTCAGACCCATGCATGCTCTGTCGAGAACACTAATCACTCTTCTTCAGACAACTGCTTCATTAATTCACTAGCTGAGAGGATGGTAGACACTTTTGAGCCATTTGCCATGACTGTGGAGACTAACCAAGATGGGGGAAAAGAGGAGAAGAAACTGCAGCCTGTAAGGGACCCTCACTCTAGCAATAGTCATGGATGTTTAGCCATTTCCAGGG is a genomic window containing:
- the LOC112545323 gene encoding E3 ubiquitin-protein ligase Topors-like, whose amino-acid sequence is MASSNEAFKSDGSFSSIAGTSSGDVPAAAEGSSDSRCPICLERIQNVSYLNPCFHGFCFACIQEWSERKAECPLCKQYFHSFFHTIRADNDFEEYILPVENISSAMFEVRSTSAQRPESPPDHGILREGFSGPRSQAREWAIEELMRQFAIRRPSQPGGISLGQVREQVTIKFRRALYRSGVWVRNVQAGGFYRDISADFFHRNPSRLHRLVPWLKRELRVLCGTRVSLVNDIQHIILHNMTHYDLESQAFADLLQPHLLYYTNHFLHEFINFARSPFNIKAYDWRANYDIPFSLHEEGYQFYSSLTMSSEEEEDSQDYDDEDDDGESIGSNDEESWDDEIPGSACSSLEQAVDDLISTLGSSDGEFVRRDNLQRLFQTHACSVENTNHSSSDNCFINSLAERMVDTFEPFAMTVETNQDGGKEEKKLQPVRDPHSSNSHGCLAISRDGQFDSQRHDSPPLPQQIPEREVICITDYVQSEVEAMGNSEQIQAKSKELVTLELIQSKTAEAVKSESLLSQGEAIVNNKESPSSTDNLPSSTSKKRDSRCFPCIRRS